In Elaeis guineensis isolate ETL-2024a chromosome 1, EG11, whole genome shotgun sequence, a genomic segment contains:
- the LOC105039985 gene encoding gibberellin 2-beta-dioxygenase 2 has product MVVASVTPERNERIRALGIPVIDLSWRREHASKLIMRACEEFGFFKVINHGVPKEVITRMEDEGEEFFSLPTHEKQKAGPASPLGYGSRNIGFNGDSGELEYLLLHTSPVSISQRAKIICRKDPIKFSCVVNEYVGAVRQLACEILEMLAEGLGLGEKGSFSRLIRDTESDSLVRLNHYPPNSTTGGNDITDALGRRNGNKIKDGKGGRIGFGEHSDPQILSLLRSNDVDGLQILSSDHHGGGVWVPVPADPAAFFVNVGDALQALSNGRFVSVRHRAMANSYSPRLSIIFFGAPPLHAWISPLPEMITPETPRRYKSFTWAEYKKAMYSLRLGHNRLDLFHADDEGENVDFIESI; this is encoded by the exons ATGGTGGTGGCATCTGTAACACCTGAACGCAATGAGAGGATCCGGGCACTCGGTATCCCGGTGATCGACCTCTCGTGGAGGAGAGAACACGCATCCAAGCTCATTATGAGAGCGTGCGAGGAGTTTGGCTTCTTTAAGGTCATCAACCATGGGGTGCCAAAAGAAGTCATCACCAGAATGGAGGATGAGGGTGAGGAGTTTTTCTCCTTGCCGACCCACGAGAAGCAGAAGGCCGGGCCGGCGAGCCCTCTTGGATACGGGAGTCGGAATATCGGGTTCAATGGTGATAGCGGGGAGCTGGAATATCTTCTTCTCCACACCAGCCCGGTTTCCATCTCCCAGAGAGCAAAGATTATATGCAGGAAGGATCCAATCAAATTCAG TTGTGTGGTGAATGAGTACGTGGGGGCAGTGAGGCAGCTAGCATGTGAGATATTGGAGATGCTGGCAGAAGGACTGGGGCTGGGGGAGAAGGGGTCTTTTAGCAGGCTAATAAGAGACACGGAGAGTGACTCTTTGGTCAGGCTAAATCACTACCCTCCCAATTCTACCACTGGTGGCAATGACATCACTGATGCTCTCGGCAGGAGAAATGGCAACAAGATCAAAGATGGCAAGGGTGGCAGGATTGGCTTTGGGGAGCACTCGGACCCTCAGATCCTGAGCCTGCTTCGATCCAACGATGTCGATGGACTGCAGATACTGTCATCGGATCACCATGGCGGTGGTGTATGGGTCCCTGTGCCGGCCGACCCGGCCGCCTTTTTCGTCAACGTCGGCGATGCTCTCCAG GCCTTGTCAAATGGAAGATTTGTTAGTGTGAGACATAGGGCCATGGCCAACTCCTACAGTCCAAGATTGTCCATAATCTTCTTTGGTGCACCTCCCCTCCATGCATGGATCTCCCCACTCCCTGAGATGATCACACCTGAGACACCTCGGCGCTACAAGTCCTTCACTTGGGCTGAATACAAGAAGGCAATGTACTCCCTCAGGCTTGGCCACAATAGGCTCGACCTCTTCCATGCAGATGATGAAGGAGAAAATGTCGATTTCATAGAATCAATTTAA